One Streptomyces umbrinus genomic window, TTCGTCATCATCACGTTGCCCGGCTTGATGTCGCGGTGGACCAGGCCCATCTCGTGGCTGATCTCCAGGGCCGCCAGCACGTCCGCGGTGATCTTCAGGGCCTTGTCGGCTGGCATGGCCCCGAACTGGGCGATGTCCTGGTCGAGGACCGAGCCGAGCGGGCGGCCCTCGACGTACTCCATGACGATGTACGGAGTCGTCGCCCCGTCGAGGTCGTCCTCCTCGCCGGTGTCGAAGACCGAGACGATGTTCGTGTGCGTGAGCTTGGCCACCGACTGGGCCTCGCGGCGGAAGCGCTCGCGGAAGGCCTGCTCACGGCCGAGCTCGGTGTGCAGTGTCTTGATCGCGACCTGTCGGTCGAGCACCGAGTCGTACGCGAGATGGACCGAGGCCATGCCGCCCTCGCCGAGCAGGTCGCGCAGTTGGTAGCGCCCGCCGGCGACCGAACGCCCCGCGTACCGGCCGTGTGCGCCGTCCTGGCTCATGTCTCTGCGTCCCCCATCGGCGTGCCCCGTCACGCGGGCCGAAGCTGCTGATGTGGCCCCCGAGGCGGTGATCCTTAGTGTTATTCCCGGCCAAGTCTGCCGGAGGGCACTGACACGTCAAGCTCGGTGCCCGTTCCGTGACCGTACGCGAAAGAAGAGTCGCGGAAGCGTTACAGGTGCCGTACGGCCGGTACACAGAATTTGCACCCGCGGACCGGGTGTGGGTTTCATGGCCGGTCCATCTCGGGTCGGCCGCTCACGCGGAGGCTGTAGCGTGGCCCGACGGAGACCGTAACAACCACCGCGCGTACTTTCGACCGGTGCGGACAGAAACGACGGCGAGGACTGATGGCACAGCAGCAGCGCGCTCAGGGCCCGTCCGACCCCGAGGCGACTGGCGGCGGTATGTCAGATGCGCCGGAGTTGTGGGGTAACGGCGGGCTGGTCGGCGACGGCCGGTATCGGCTGACCCACAGACTAGGCCGGGGCGGCATGGCCGAGGTGTTCGCCGCCGAGGATGTCCGGCTGGGGCGCACGGTCGCGGTCAAGCTGCTCCGCTCCGACCTGGCCGAGGACCCCGTGTCCAAGGCGCGGTTCACGCGCGAGGCGCAGTCGGTGGCCGGGCTCAACCACCATGCGGTGGTGGCGGTCTACGACTCCGGCGAGGACGTGGTCGGCCACCAGGTCGTCCCGTACATCGTGATGGAGCTCGTCGAGGGCCGCACGATCCGTGACCTGCTGCTCAACGCCGAGGCGCCCGGGCCCGAGCAGGCGCTCATCATCGTCTCCGGAGTGCTGGAAGCGCTCGCTTATTCGCATCAGCACGGCATCGTGCACCGCGACATCAAGCCCGCGAACGTGATCATCACCAACACCGGTGCGGTCAAGGTGATGGACTTCGGCATCGCGCGCGCCCTGCACGGCGTCCAGTCGACAATGACTCAAACCGGCATGGTCATGGGCACGCCCCAGTACCTCTCGCCGGAGCAGGCGCTCGGCAAGGCGGTCGACCACCGGAGCGACCTGTACGCGACGGGCTGCCTCCTCTACGAACTCCTCGCGCTGCGGCCGCCGTTCACCGGTGAGACCCCGCTGTCGGTGGTCTACCAGCACGTCCAGGACATCCCGGTGCCCCCTTCCGAGGTCTCGGACGCGGCGCCGCCGGAGCTGGACGGCCTGGTCATGCGCTCGCTCGCGAAGGAGCCGGACGACCGGTTCCAGACCGCGGAGGAGATGCGCGGGCTCACCCAGTACGGGCTGCAGATGCTGTACGACCAGGGCGGCCACACCGGGACCTGGAACACCGGTCCCGTGGAGATGCACGAGGCTGTGAACACCCCGGCGATGGGCCTCGCGGGCTCCGCCGGGCTGCCGCACCCCGGCGACTCGGGCACCACCCAGATCCCGTCACCGATGCTGCCGCCCGGCCGCGGCGGAGGCGGCGACGACGGGGGCTTCGAGGGGCACGGCAACCGGGGCAGCGGCCGCGGCAAGCTGTGGATCCTGGCGGTTCTCGCGGTGGTCGCGATCGCTGCGGGGGTCGCGCTGGCGCTGCAGAACGGCAACGGCGACGGCGGCGGGGGCGGCACGAAGGAGACGCCGACCACCTCGCAGACCGAGAAGGAAACGACACCGAGCGAGAGCACGTCCGACGAGCCCACGGACGAGCCCACGGACCAGGACACCGGCACGGGCGGCGACCCGGACTACTCGCCGTCGTACACACCATCGCCGAGCAACACCCCATCTCCCACGAAGAGCGAGCCGACGGACCCGGAGACGACTCCGACGGACGACGTGACGCCGACGGACGACGAGACGACCCCGACGGACGACCCGACACCGTCGGGCGAGCCGACGGGCGAAGTCGGGGACGTGGAAGGCGTGACCGGCGGCTGACCCGGACCCTCCGCAACACCCTTCACGCGCGCGTGGAACCCGGAATCGGGCTCCACGCGCGCGTGCCGTTTCACGAGTCCCACGGCCGAGGCGACCGAGCCGAGTGAGCCGGCTGATGTGGTTGGTTCGGCTTGGCTTCACCCCACGAACGCCTCGCACACCGCGTCGTACTCCCGCGTCCACCACACCGCCAGCGCGGAGACCGCGGGGAACTGCGGGTCGGCGCGGGTGTCCCCGCGCTCGTAGTGCCAGCGCAGTATCCAGAAGTCGTTGAGCCGCTCCCACCACACGCGGTGCACGGCGGCCGACAGCTCGGACGGGGTGGCCCGCGCGGAGCGCCGGTACGCGCGCGCGTAGGCCCGTACCTTCGTCAGGTCGAGCGTGCCGGCGGGACGTACGAAGAAGATCACCGCGGAGCGCACCGCCTCCTCGGCCTGCGGCTGGACGCCGAGCCGGTCCCAGTCGACGATCGCGGCGGGGGTGTCTCCCCGGTAGAGCACGTTGAAGGGGTGGAAGTCCCCGTGCACCCAGCCGACCGAGCCGCCCTGCGGGGGCCGCCGGTCCGCGTGCCGTTCCAGCAGGGCGCGCCGCTCCAGGAGCCGGTGGCGGGCCAGCTCGTCGAAGGCGTCGGACGGGTGGTGGCGGCGTACCCGGGCGAGCAGGTCGTCGATGAGGGCGAAGGTGTCGGCGGGGTCGGCGCTCTCCGCACGCTCCTCGGACCGCCGCGGCGGCATCACCTGCTCCAGGGACGCGTGTACGACGCCCAGGAGCGCCCCCAGGCGCCGGCACTGCTCCGTGGTGAGCTGGGCGCCGCTGCGGTGGCGTCCGTCGATCCAGGGGTGCAGCGCGTACGCGTGGCCGCCGACTACGGCGACCGTGCGGCCGTCGGTGCCGGTCAGCGGCGGGGCCACCGGGACGCCCAGGTCGGCGAGGCGCTGGGTCGCGCGGTGCTGGCGGGCGATCGCGGCAGGGTCGGCGGTCTCGGGGTCGAAATGGTGCTTGAGGAAGTACCGGCCCTGGGTGGTGGCGAGGCGGTAGCCGCGGTTGAGCAGCCCCTCGTCGACGGGTTCGCAGGCCAGCGGGGACCCGGCGGCGTATCGCCGCAGCAGGGCGCCCAGAGGGGGTGCGGGGGAGAGGGCGGGCGAAACAGATGAGCGCGGCACGCGCCAGATGTTAGGGCACCGGAGAGGCCGTTGACCTCGGGCTTGTCACGGACAGTGCTGGTGTGCAAGCTCCAGGCCACCGTCCGTCGAGTGCACGGTGACGAACTCCGGTGTGACCTCCAGATACACCGGCTCGAAGGGCGCGTCGTCCACGCGGCGCGGGGCCGGGCCGAAATGCGCGAGCTGGGCGGCGGTCGGCTGGACGGTCTCGCACACGCCGACGACCTGGACGGACCAGTGGCCCTCGCCCGCGCGCGGGGAGCCGAGGTTGTCCGCGCCGTACGCGACGACGCTTCCCGCGCACGCCCGGTGGTGGCCGTGTCCCTTGTGCATCCGTAGCAGCACACGGCCGCCCACCACGATGTGGCGGGCGGTGGCCAGGAAGGGCAGCGCGCGCATGCTGGCCGCCAGGCGGCCGTGCTCGACGCGGCCGAGCAGTCCGGCGGCGAGCTGTTCGTCGGTCGGCATGCCTCTCAATGTGCGGCACCGCGGGAGACGGAAGAAGGGGCGCCCGACCCTCCATGGAGGGACATAAGTCCCGAATAAGCGACCTCCACGGAGTGCTGGACGGCGTCCGCGGAGCGCTGATCGTCTCTACGGAGAGCACGGAAACTCAGCGCGGCCCCATGGAGAGCACGGAAAACTCAAACACGGCCCTACGGAGGGCCTGGAAAACTCAGCGCTGCTTCTCCGCCTGCATCCGGGCCACATAGGCGGCCGCCTGCGCACGCCGCTCCATGCCGAGTTTGGACAGCAGGCTGGAGACGTAGTTCTTGATCGTCTTCTCGGCGAGATGGAGCCGCTCGCCGATCACGCGATTGGTGAGCCCCTCGCCGATCAGGTCGAGGATTCTGCGCTCCTGGTCGGTGAGGCTCGCGAGCCGGGTGTCGCCCTTGGCGCTGCCCCCGTCGCGCAGCCGCTCCAGGACGCGGGCGGTGGCCTCCGGGTCGAGCAGGGACTTGCCTGCGGCGACGTCACGGACCGCCGAGAGCAGCTCCTCGCCGCGGATCGCCTTGAGGACGTAGCCCGAGGCGCCCGCCATGATCGCGTCGAAGAGGGCCTCGTCGTCGGCGTAGGACGTCAGCATCAGGCATTTGATGCTTTCGTCCCGGGAGCGGATCTCGCGGCACACCTCGACCCCGCTGCCGTCCGGCAGCCGTACGTCCAGGACGGCGACGTCCGGGTGGGTGGCCGGAATTCGCACCAGCGCGTCGGCCGCCGTACCCGCCTCGCCGACCACTTCGAAGTCGTCCTCCACCGAGAGCAACTCGTGCACACCCCGGCGGACCACCTCATGGTCGTCGAGAAGAAATACAGCGATTTTTCCTTCTTCGCGCACGGAGTCAGTCTCACACACGATCTTTCCGACTGCCCCAGTCGGACTCTTCCCGTCTCCGGGGTGACCGGGATAACGTGCCGGTGTTCCGGCCCCCTGCCAGGCTGTAACCAGTGCTCTGACCAGCGATTGTTCCGGATCGGCGCGAAGTACTTGGAAGTCCGAGTGGAAAGTACTCGGAAATCCAAGCAAAAACGCAGGTCAGGAGGGGTTTCACAGAAATGTGGAGCACTGGGTAACGTGCTATGTGCAGGGCGCTCGCCGGGGCACCTGTCACGCCTGTTCCCGGCCGAGCACCCACCCCGTGCGCGGGTACGGAGATCAGGCGAGCCGCACTGGTCACCCGGCAACCCCGGGGGCCGGACCGACGGAGGAGCACACGTGACCGTGGAGAGCACTGCCGCGCGCAAGCCGCGACGCAGCGCCGGTACCAAGCGCACCGCTGCGAAGAAGCCGCCGGGCGCCCAGCCCGAGCTCGTACAGCTGCTGACGCCCGAGGGCAAGCGCGTCAAGAATGGCGAATATGACGCGTACGTAGCCGACATCACCCCCGAAGAGCTCCGCGGCCTGTACCGCGACATGGTGCTCACCCGCCGCTTCGACGCCGAGGCCACCTCCCTGCAGCGCCAGGGCGAACTGGGCCTGTGGGCCTCGCTGCTCGGCCAGGAGGCCGCCCAGATCGGCTCCGGACGGGCCACCCGCGAGGACGACTACGTCTTCCCGACCTACCGTGAGCACGGCGTGGCCTGGTGCCGCGGGGTCGACCCGACCAACCTCCTCGGCATGTTCCGCGGCGTGAACAACGGCGGCTGGGATCCGAACAGCAACAACTTCCACCTCTACACGATCGTCATCGGCTCGCAGACGCTGCACGCCACCGGCTACGCCATGGGCGTGGCCAAGGACGGCGCCGACTCGGCCGTGATCGCGTACTTCGGGGACGGCGCCTCCAGCCAGGGCGACGTCGCTGAATCGTTCACCTTCTCCGCGGTCTACAACGCTCCCGTCGTGTTCTTCTGCCAGAACAACCAGTGGGCCATCTCCGAGCCCACCGAGCGCCAGAGCCGCGTGCCGCTCTACCAGCGCGCGCAGGGCTACGGCTTCCCGGGCGTCCGCGTCGACGGCAACGACGTCCTCGCCTGCCTCGCCGTCACCAAGTGGGCCCTGGAGCGCGCCCGCCGGGGCGAGGGCCCCACCCTCGTCGAGGCGTACACGTACCGCATGGGTGCCCACACCACCTCCGACGACCCGACCAAGTACCGGGCCGACGAGGAGCGCGAGGCGTGGGAGGCGAAGGACCCGATCCAGCGCCTGCGCACCTACCTGGAGGCTTCAAACCACGCGGACGAGGGATTCTTCGCGGAACTCGAGGCCGAGAGCGAGGCGTTGGGAAGGCGAGTGCGCGAAGTGGTCCGCGCCATGCCGGACCCGGACCACTTC contains:
- a CDS encoding protein kinase domain-containing protein, yielding MAQQQRAQGPSDPEATGGGMSDAPELWGNGGLVGDGRYRLTHRLGRGGMAEVFAAEDVRLGRTVAVKLLRSDLAEDPVSKARFTREAQSVAGLNHHAVVAVYDSGEDVVGHQVVPYIVMELVEGRTIRDLLLNAEAPGPEQALIIVSGVLEALAYSHQHGIVHRDIKPANVIITNTGAVKVMDFGIARALHGVQSTMTQTGMVMGTPQYLSPEQALGKAVDHRSDLYATGCLLYELLALRPPFTGETPLSVVYQHVQDIPVPPSEVSDAAPPELDGLVMRSLAKEPDDRFQTAEEMRGLTQYGLQMLYDQGGHTGTWNTGPVEMHEAVNTPAMGLAGSAGLPHPGDSGTTQIPSPMLPPGRGGGGDDGGFEGHGNRGSGRGKLWILAVLAVVAIAAGVALALQNGNGDGGGGGTKETPTTSQTEKETTPSESTSDEPTDEPTDQDTGTGGDPDYSPSYTPSPSNTPSPTKSEPTDPETTPTDDVTPTDDETTPTDDPTPSGEPTGEVGDVEGVTGG
- a CDS encoding phosphotransferase: MPRSSVSPALSPAPPLGALLRRYAAGSPLACEPVDEGLLNRGYRLATTQGRYFLKHHFDPETADPAAIARQHRATQRLADLGVPVAPPLTGTDGRTVAVVGGHAYALHPWIDGRHRSGAQLTTEQCRRLGALLGVVHASLEQVMPPRRSEERAESADPADTFALIDDLLARVRRHHPSDAFDELARHRLLERRALLERHADRRPPQGGSVGWVHGDFHPFNVLYRGDTPAAIVDWDRLGVQPQAEEAVRSAVIFFVRPAGTLDLTKVRAYARAYRRSARATPSELSAAVHRVWWERLNDFWILRWHYERGDTRADPQFPAVSALAVWWTREYDAVCEAFVG
- a CDS encoding pyridoxamine 5'-phosphate oxidase family protein, whose translation is MPTDEQLAAGLLGRVEHGRLAASMRALPFLATARHIVVGGRVLLRMHKGHGHHRACAGSVVAYGADNLGSPRAGEGHWSVQVVGVCETVQPTAAQLAHFGPAPRRVDDAPFEPVYLEVTPEFVTVHSTDGGLELAHQHCP
- a CDS encoding response regulator is translated as MREEGKIAVFLLDDHEVVRRGVHELLSVEDDFEVVGEAGTAADALVRIPATHPDVAVLDVRLPDGSGVEVCREIRSRDESIKCLMLTSYADDEALFDAIMAGASGYVLKAIRGEELLSAVRDVAAGKSLLDPEATARVLERLRDGGSAKGDTRLASLTDQERRILDLIGEGLTNRVIGERLHLAEKTIKNYVSSLLSKLGMERRAQAAAYVARMQAEKQR
- the pdhA gene encoding pyruvate dehydrogenase (acetyl-transferring) E1 component subunit alpha codes for the protein MTVESTAARKPRRSAGTKRTAAKKPPGAQPELVQLLTPEGKRVKNGEYDAYVADITPEELRGLYRDMVLTRRFDAEATSLQRQGELGLWASLLGQEAAQIGSGRATREDDYVFPTYREHGVAWCRGVDPTNLLGMFRGVNNGGWDPNSNNFHLYTIVIGSQTLHATGYAMGVAKDGADSAVIAYFGDGASSQGDVAESFTFSAVYNAPVVFFCQNNQWAISEPTERQSRVPLYQRAQGYGFPGVRVDGNDVLACLAVTKWALERARRGEGPTLVEAYTYRMGAHTTSDDPTKYRADEEREAWEAKDPIQRLRTYLEASNHADEGFFAELEAESEALGRRVREVVRAMPDPDHFAIFENVYADGHALVDEERAQFAAYQASFADEGEGK